A genomic region of Noviherbaspirillum sp. L7-7A contains the following coding sequences:
- a CDS encoding class I SAM-dependent methyltransferase produces MNSSFSEKPIIALASWLTSPAGLYVRTWEEAQLAALTTNIFGFNAVQIGVPEIDGLAASRMPHRWIADTDIPRRSSLQAIVMHDFAELPFATQSLDLVVLPHVLEFAHEPHQILREVDRVLIPEGQVIVTGFNPASLWGARQAATRLTKRPFLPESGELIGVPRIKDWLKLLDMEVYPGHFGCYAPPCDTERWLQRFDFMERAGMRWWPFLGGVYIVQAIKRVKGMRLIGPAWNKKKAGARQQVPVANKHINHKSKYGQG; encoded by the coding sequence ATGAACAGTTCGTTTAGCGAAAAACCAATTATAGCGCTCGCATCCTGGCTCACCAGCCCGGCCGGACTCTATGTGCGGACATGGGAAGAGGCGCAGCTGGCGGCGCTGACCACCAATATTTTCGGATTCAATGCCGTGCAGATCGGGGTGCCGGAGATCGACGGGCTGGCGGCAAGCCGCATGCCGCACCGCTGGATTGCCGACACGGACATACCGCGCCGCAGCAGCCTGCAGGCAATCGTGATGCACGATTTTGCCGAGCTGCCATTTGCCACACAGAGCCTGGACCTGGTGGTCTTGCCGCATGTTCTGGAATTTGCGCATGAACCGCACCAGATCCTGCGCGAGGTCGACCGCGTGCTGATTCCGGAAGGGCAGGTGATCGTCACCGGCTTCAATCCCGCCAGCCTCTGGGGCGCACGCCAGGCTGCCACCCGCCTGACGAAACGGCCGTTCCTGCCCGAGAGCGGCGAGCTGATCGGCGTGCCGCGCATAAAGGACTGGCTGAAGCTGCTGGACATGGAAGTCTACCCGGGACATTTCGGCTGCTACGCGCCGCCCTGCGACACCGAGCGCTGGCTGCAGCGCTTCGATTTCATGGAGCGGGCCGGCATGCGCTGGTGGCCATTTCTGGGCGGTGTCTATATAGTGCAGGCCATCAAGCGGGTCAAGGGCATGCGGCTGATCGGCCCTGCCTGGAACAAGAAGAAGGCCGGCGCTCGGCAGCAGGTGCCAGTGGCCAACAAGCATATCAATCACAAGAGTAAGTATGGACAAGGTTGA
- a CDS encoding response regulator, translated as MHTAAIPNQVIGLESNHGFRILLIDDNRDAIDSMGALLSLLDYDVRTAEDAESGLEIAQNFKPHLILSDIGLPGMDGYALAPELRKAAGARKLILAAATSYGLASDKRRARDAGFDYHLVKPLDADLLISFVARQQNEF; from the coding sequence ATGCATACAGCCGCCATACCGAACCAGGTCATTGGACTGGAAAGCAACCATGGCTTTCGCATTTTGCTGATCGATGACAACCGCGATGCCATCGATTCGATGGGCGCGCTGCTGAGCCTGCTCGACTACGACGTGCGTACTGCCGAGGATGCGGAATCCGGCCTGGAAATTGCGCAGAATTTCAAGCCGCACCTGATTTTGTCAGACATTGGCTTGCCTGGCATGGATGGCTACGCGCTGGCGCCGGAGCTGCGCAAGGCGGCTGGTGCGCGAAAGCTGATCCTGGCCGCCGCCACCAGCTACGGACTGGCCAGCGACAAACGCCGGGCGCGGGACGCCGGCTTCGACTATCATCTGGTGAAGCCGTTGGATGCAGACCTGCTCATCAGCTTCGTCGCAAGGCAACAGAACGAATTCTGA
- the rnhA gene encoding ribonuclease HI: MDKVEIFTDGACKGNPGPGGWGAWLKTGEHEKEICGGEPNTTNNRMELMAVIEALSALTRPCNVVLHTDSQYVQKGISEWIHGWKKRGWKTASKEPVKNADLWQALDAAQARHRVEWRWVRGHSGHVGNERADQLANRGCASVM; this comes from the coding sequence ATGGACAAGGTTGAAATATTTACCGACGGCGCCTGCAAGGGCAATCCCGGCCCCGGCGGCTGGGGTGCCTGGCTCAAGACCGGCGAGCATGAGAAGGAAATCTGCGGCGGCGAGCCCAACACCACGAATAACCGCATGGAACTGATGGCGGTGATCGAGGCATTGAGCGCGCTTACCCGGCCCTGCAATGTCGTGCTGCATACCGACAGCCAGTACGTGCAGAAGGGCATCAGCGAATGGATACACGGCTGGAAAAAACGCGGCTGGAAGACCGCATCGAAGGAACCGGTCAAGAATGCCGACCTGTGGCAGGCGCTCGATGCGGCGCAGGCGCGGCATCGGGTGGAGTGGCGCTGGGTACGCGGCCATTCGGGCCATGTCGGCAATGAGCGCGCCGATCAGCTGGCCAACCGGGGTTGCGCTTCTGTCATGTGA
- a CDS encoding DUF72 domain-containing protein: MSSAVQPRFPGEGSHLERYARVFPAVEINSSFYRPHKPSTYARWRDSVPPGFRFSLKLPKEITHERRLRDIGEPIAVFLDAASQLADRFGCLLVQMPPSLAFDHAAASALFSRLRERLQTGIACEPRHQSWFAEEATELLARFQIGRVLADPQVALDPMPALYHGLVYVRLHGSPVIYHSDYSEDCLRRNAAWLARQQRQGREVWCIFDNTASGAAVPNALTTLALTDAYIGSQRGGAGAGPGGGGGGLG, from the coding sequence TTGTCTTCTGCAGTACAGCCGCGCTTTCCGGGAGAGGGCAGTCACCTTGAACGCTATGCCCGAGTGTTTCCAGCGGTGGAAATCAATTCGTCCTTCTACCGGCCGCACAAGCCTTCGACTTATGCCCGCTGGCGCGACAGCGTTCCGCCTGGATTCCGGTTTTCCCTCAAACTACCCAAGGAAATTACCCACGAACGCCGGCTGCGTGACATCGGCGAACCGATTGCCGTATTCCTGGATGCAGCCAGCCAGCTGGCCGACCGGTTTGGTTGCCTGCTGGTGCAGATGCCGCCCAGCCTGGCTTTTGATCATGCCGCGGCCAGTGCGCTATTCAGCCGTCTTCGGGAACGTTTGCAGACAGGCATCGCCTGCGAGCCGCGTCATCAGAGCTGGTTCGCCGAGGAAGCCACGGAATTGCTGGCGCGGTTTCAGATAGGAAGGGTGTTGGCAGACCCGCAGGTGGCGCTCGACCCGATGCCGGCGCTCTACCACGGGCTGGTGTATGTGAGGCTGCATGGGTCGCCGGTCATCTATCACTCGGATTACTCCGAGGACTGCCTGCGCCGCAATGCGGCCTGGCTGGCGCGGCAGCAGCGCCAGGGGCGGGAAGTGTGGTGCATCTTCGATAACACCGCCAGCGGCGCCGCCGTGCCGAATGCCTTGACGACGCTGGCGCTGACCGACGCCTATATCGGCAGTCAGCGTGGCGGCGCTGGCGCAGGGCCTGGGGGCGGCGGGGGCGGGCTCGGGTAA
- the gloB gene encoding hydroxyacylglutathione hydrolase, whose amino-acid sequence MRMSLPRPLSVLAVPAFADNYLWLIHDGVHAAVVDPGDAGPVLKALQDHSLALTAILLTHHHADHVGGVPELLARHPVPVYGPRHSRIAGISHPVSENDQVILPEPGLKLDVLAVPGHTLDHIAYVAPDLNWLFCGDTLFAGGCGRLFEGTPAQMTQSLAKLTALPDETAVYCAHEYTLSNLKFAREVEPDNVNLLARIAAEEKKREQNQPTVPTFIGLEKSTNPFLRYTEPAIVDRLTTSGRLAVREAIPAFAALREWKNSYR is encoded by the coding sequence ATGCGTATGTCGCTCCCCAGACCTCTCAGTGTATTGGCTGTTCCCGCGTTTGCCGACAACTATCTGTGGCTCATCCATGACGGCGTTCATGCCGCCGTGGTCGATCCCGGCGATGCTGGCCCGGTTTTGAAGGCCTTGCAGGACCATAGTCTGGCGCTGACTGCCATTTTACTCACCCATCACCATGCCGACCATGTGGGCGGCGTGCCGGAACTGCTGGCACGCCATCCGGTGCCAGTGTACGGCCCGCGCCATTCCCGGATTGCCGGCATCAGCCATCCGGTGTCCGAGAACGACCAGGTGATCTTGCCGGAACCGGGTTTGAAGCTGGACGTTCTTGCCGTGCCCGGCCATACGCTGGACCATATCGCCTATGTTGCGCCAGATCTGAATTGGCTGTTTTGCGGCGATACCCTGTTTGCAGGCGGTTGTGGCCGCCTGTTTGAAGGAACGCCGGCGCAAATGACGCAATCCCTTGCTAAACTGACAGCATTGCCAGATGAAACTGCGGTGTACTGCGCTCACGAATACACACTTTCCAATTTGAAATTCGCACGTGAGGTCGAGCCGGATAACGTGAACCTTTTGGCAAGAATTGCTGCCGAAGAGAAAAAACGTGAACAAAATCAGCCTACTGTGCCCACTTTCATCGGTCTCGAAAAATCCACCAACCCGTTTTTGCGTTACACTGAGCCCGCAATTGTGGACCGGCTGACAACCAGTGGCCGGCTCGCAGTACGGGAAGCGATTCCTGCTTTCGCAGCCCTGCGGGAGTGGAAAAACTCCTATCGGTAA
- a CDS encoding transglycosylase SLT domain-containing protein → MHRQSIKTAVCAAFLSLSAPFAAHANDISIFSYLASQPLDANDPLMQVMSMEEVDVWARIRKGFAIPDLDNPLVTTQTTWYSSRPDYIDRTTTRASRYLFHVVQELEKRNMPTELALLPFIESAFNPQALSTAKAAGMWQFMAATGRDFNLKQNMFQDERRDVLASTDAALNYLEKLYAMFGDWQLALAAYNWGEGSVQRAIAKAAAAGQPTDFNSLSAYMPAETRNYVPKLQAVKNIIATPAEYGIVLPRVENQPYFVTVRKTRDIDVQVAAKLAELPIEEFKALNPQFNRPVIVGSPDTQILLPKSNAEKFKTNLGKWTQALSSWTAHKVTTARERIETIAARFRTTPEVIREVNNIPPRMVLKAGSTILVPRPEEQEKDIAMEVAETATLAMEPDRPATRRVNIKVGSNDTLTSIAARNGVSVADIKEWNKLSRDSVSRGQTLALQVPNQVRMIQAATLSRQPLRRPATRIATAKAPASHAPRTVLAGGPRSLR, encoded by the coding sequence ATGCATCGACAATCGATCAAGACCGCGGTCTGCGCCGCATTTCTATCGCTGAGCGCACCCTTCGCAGCGCACGCAAACGACATCTCCATCTTTTCCTATCTGGCCAGCCAGCCGCTCGATGCCAATGACCCATTGATGCAGGTCATGTCGATGGAGGAAGTCGATGTCTGGGCCCGCATCCGCAAGGGCTTTGCGATTCCGGATCTCGACAATCCGCTAGTAACGACCCAGACCACCTGGTACAGCTCCCGCCCCGACTACATCGACCGCACCACCACCCGCGCCTCGCGTTATCTGTTCCACGTAGTGCAGGAACTGGAAAAGCGCAACATGCCCACCGAACTGGCGCTGCTTCCCTTCATTGAATCGGCATTCAACCCGCAAGCCCTGTCCACTGCCAAGGCTGCCGGCATGTGGCAATTCATGGCTGCAACGGGGCGCGATTTCAATCTGAAGCAGAACATGTTCCAGGATGAACGGCGCGACGTGCTGGCTTCCACCGACGCGGCGCTGAATTACCTGGAAAAACTGTATGCCATGTTCGGCGACTGGCAACTTGCGCTGGCGGCCTATAACTGGGGCGAAGGCTCGGTGCAACGCGCCATCGCCAAGGCCGCCGCCGCCGGCCAGCCAACCGACTTCAACAGCCTGTCGGCCTACATGCCGGCCGAAACCCGCAATTACGTGCCCAAGCTGCAGGCGGTGAAAAACATCATCGCCACGCCGGCCGAATACGGCATCGTGCTGCCGCGCGTGGAGAATCAACCGTATTTCGTCACCGTTCGCAAGACGCGCGATATCGACGTGCAGGTCGCCGCCAAGCTGGCCGAACTGCCGATCGAGGAGTTCAAGGCGCTCAATCCCCAATTCAACCGCCCGGTCATCGTCGGCAGCCCGGATACCCAGATCCTGCTGCCCAAGAGCAATGCCGAGAAGTTCAAGACCAATCTCGGCAAATGGACTCAGGCTTTGTCCTCCTGGACCGCGCACAAGGTCACCACCGCGCGCGAACGCATCGAGACCATCGCCGCGCGTTTCCGTACCACGCCGGAAGTGATTCGCGAGGTCAACAATATTCCGCCGCGCATGGTGCTCAAGGCCGGATCCACCATCCTGGTGCCGAGGCCGGAAGAGCAGGAAAAGGACATCGCCATGGAAGTGGCCGAGACAGCCACCCTGGCGATGGAGCCCGACCGTCCGGCCACCCGACGCGTCAACATCAAGGTGGGCAGCAACGATACGTTGACTTCCATCGCCGCCCGGAACGGCGTCTCGGTGGCCGACATCAAGGAATGGAACAAGCTCTCGCGCGACAGCGTGTCGCGCGGCCAGACCCTGGCGCTGCAGGTTCCCAACCAGGTGCGCATGATCCAGGCTGCCACGCTATCGAGGCAGCCGCTACGGCGGCCGGCTACCCGGATTGCCACCGCCAAGGCCCCCGCCAGCCATGCGCCCCGTACAGTGCTGGCCGGCGGTCCGCGCAGTCTGCGCTAG
- a CDS encoding twin-arginine translocation signal domain-containing protein has product MNVEKYALLSQLLNSSRLTRRQFLTRAGAAGMALGLPPALSGCGGSSGGGRAMDERTLFFNLSHLGGVTDTHVLNIAGKRFPLTPIADAPHVLARASQSNAFLNDANVAKQITHHVESVSLPSDVVMLAYLTSMEDPEKGTWQMNMIHLVLPQQAHQRAYAAIRAGTAGGFPHSAKRMRYGLPAASSARELMEESMLIDVSDHAQALIGMHAELASLDPDTAAHVHGSYIASSPATRILADQLATLGPATVQQTPGQSNPDGWATLVPMMNKRVQPPVPYKKSDGKLNLYRPDWNSQVDLGVAYALRSIKPLVADDPSLGMDVTSVTRGQPLRPDQARGKLWSWHQGEAYRARSPIQGRRGSPDSHLQQHDRRHRAGCRHAHRDQ; this is encoded by the coding sequence ATGAACGTCGAAAAATATGCATTGCTTTCTCAACTGCTCAACAGCAGCCGCCTCACCCGCCGCCAGTTTCTGACACGCGCCGGCGCAGCGGGCATGGCCCTCGGCTTGCCGCCTGCGCTGTCCGGCTGCGGCGGGTCTTCCGGTGGCGGAAGGGCGATGGACGAGCGCACCTTGTTCTTCAATCTGTCGCATCTCGGCGGCGTGACAGACACCCATGTGCTCAACATCGCGGGAAAGCGTTTTCCGTTAACCCCCATTGCCGATGCACCGCATGTGCTGGCGCGTGCCAGCCAGAGCAATGCCTTCCTGAATGATGCCAATGTGGCCAAGCAGATCACGCACCACGTCGAGTCCGTGTCCCTGCCGTCCGACGTGGTGATGCTGGCCTATCTGACCTCGATGGAAGACCCGGAAAAAGGCACCTGGCAAATGAACATGATTCATCTTGTTCTGCCGCAGCAGGCCCATCAGCGCGCCTATGCCGCGATACGGGCCGGTACAGCCGGTGGTTTTCCCCACTCAGCCAAACGGATGCGTTATGGCTTGCCCGCGGCCAGCAGCGCCCGCGAGCTGATGGAAGAAAGCATGCTGATTGATGTAAGCGACCATGCCCAGGCCTTGATCGGCATGCATGCCGAACTGGCAAGCCTCGACCCGGATACCGCGGCGCACGTGCATGGCAGTTATATCGCATCCAGTCCCGCCACGCGCATACTGGCTGATCAGTTGGCAACCCTGGGCCCGGCAACGGTGCAGCAAACCCCTGGCCAGTCCAACCCGGACGGCTGGGCCACGCTGGTGCCAATGATGAACAAGCGCGTGCAGCCGCCAGTCCCTTACAAGAAAAGCGATGGCAAGCTCAATCTGTACCGTCCGGACTGGAACAGCCAGGTGGATTTGGGCGTGGCCTATGCGCTACGCTCGATCAAGCCATTGGTGGCAGATGATCCCAGCCTGGGCATGGATGTCACCTCGGTGACCAGGGGCCAGCCCTTGCGGCCAGACCAGGCCAGGGGCAAGTTGTGGAGTTGGCATCAGGGAGAAGCCTATCGCGCACGGAGCCCCATTCAAGGCAGGCGCGGCAGCCCCGACAGTCACCTTCAACAGCATGACCGCAGACACCGGGCTGGCTGTAGGCATGCCCACCGTGACCAATGA
- a CDS encoding glycine zipper family protein, producing the protein MSLLKRTLPFLGIAALAACTTMPSGPNVMVLPGSGRNFDQFRADDFQCRQYAQSQLGGATPETAMGDSGVRSAALGTVLGAAAGAALNGGRGAAVGAGTGLAFGGLAGTGTAQASGYGQQRRYDYAYMQCMYAQGHRVPSAGGYASDQRMAPSYVPPASYTAPSSSGSSYPSPPPPPPGPAPAPPR; encoded by the coding sequence ATGTCACTTCTGAAGAGAACCCTTCCATTCCTTGGCATCGCGGCGCTCGCCGCCTGCACCACCATGCCCAGCGGACCAAACGTGATGGTGCTGCCGGGCAGCGGCAGGAACTTTGACCAATTCCGCGCCGACGACTTCCAATGCCGTCAGTACGCTCAGTCGCAACTGGGCGGCGCCACGCCGGAAACGGCCATGGGCGATAGCGGCGTGCGCAGCGCCGCACTGGGCACCGTGCTCGGCGCTGCGGCCGGCGCGGCGCTCAACGGTGGCCGCGGCGCGGCGGTGGGTGCGGGAACCGGCCTGGCCTTCGGCGGACTGGCCGGAACCGGCACCGCCCAGGCGTCCGGTTATGGCCAGCAGCGTCGCTATGACTATGCCTATATGCAATGCATGTATGCCCAGGGGCATCGGGTGCCGTCGGCCGGGGGGTATGCCAGCGACCAGCGCATGGCGCCGTCCTATGTGCCCCCGGCCAGCTATACCGCGCCATCCAGTTCCGGTTCCTCTTACCCGAGCCCGCCCCCGCCGCCCCCAGGCCCTGCGCCAGCGCCGCCACGCTGA
- a CDS encoding YoaK family protein translates to MARFSIHWMARLTCDEQAKTCIACLLAFVAGGVNVIGFLSTEWFASHLSGAVTGASAALFDSNRELAIGYATLVFSFICGSACAAWLIAWSRARHMRSEYGIALLIEGCLLLGLGISAEHVAHRQFMFVPIMIVVLSFLMGMQNALISKLAHASVRTTHVTGMLTDLGIELGRLGKRLITRRRALQDDHAANLPKLALLALMAMLFFAGGLAGSLGFQHARYLTLEPLAAMLIFVAWASSGKHGNSPARQQQR, encoded by the coding sequence ATGGCACGGTTCTCTATTCACTGGATGGCAAGGCTTACCTGCGACGAGCAGGCAAAAACCTGCATTGCTTGCCTGCTTGCATTCGTCGCGGGCGGCGTGAATGTCATCGGCTTCCTGTCCACGGAATGGTTTGCATCCCATTTATCCGGCGCTGTCACTGGTGCATCCGCTGCCCTGTTTGACAGCAACAGGGAACTGGCCATCGGATACGCCACCCTGGTCTTCAGCTTCATCTGTGGGTCAGCATGTGCTGCATGGCTGATCGCCTGGAGCCGGGCCCGCCACATGCGTAGCGAGTATGGCATTGCCCTGCTGATCGAAGGATGCCTGCTGCTTGGTCTTGGCATCAGTGCCGAGCATGTGGCGCACAGGCAGTTCATGTTCGTACCGATAATGATCGTTGTGCTGTCCTTCCTGATGGGCATGCAGAATGCGCTGATCAGCAAGCTTGCCCATGCCAGCGTGCGAACCACCCATGTAACCGGCATGCTGACCGATCTCGGCATCGAACTGGGCAGGCTGGGCAAGCGCCTGATCACGCGGCGTCGCGCCCTTCAGGACGACCATGCGGCAAACCTGCCGAAACTGGCGCTGCTGGCCCTGATGGCAATGCTGTTTTTCGCCGGCGGGCTTGCCGGGTCGCTGGGCTTCCAGCATGCGCGCTACCTGACGTTGGAGCCGCTTGCAGCCATGCTGATTTTTGTAGCATGGGCCTCGTCTGGGAAACATGGGAACAGCCCGGCCCGACAGCAGCAACGCTGA
- a CDS encoding Hsp70 family protein, whose amino-acid sequence MASACGVDFGTSNSTVGWQRPDAPALLVLEDGKPTLPSVVFFNAEEERASFGRAGLAEYLAGYEGRLMRSLKSLLGTPLIDGQTEVLGRALPFRALLTQFIGELRRRGETAAGCQFEHAVFGRPVHFVDDDAQADRLAEDTLREIALAVGFRDVAFQYEPIAAAFDYESRITREELVLVADIGGGTSDFSLVRLSPQRAQLIDRRADILANGGVHIGGTDFDKYLSLAAVMPLLGLGSRLRSGNEVPSSYYFNLATWHTINFAYTQKAMSQLKDLYRDACDTVSLDRLRNLIGERAGHWLALKVEEGKIALSAQTETTLALDRLAPPVDLALTRTGFERAVSHLIDSVEQTVQALLHDAGVAPDAVDTVFFTGGASGVQLLRERIAAQVPMARRVEGDLFGSIGTGLALDAARRFA is encoded by the coding sequence ATGGCATCTGCTTGCGGCGTCGATTTCGGCACTTCCAATTCCACGGTGGGCTGGCAGCGGCCGGATGCGCCGGCGCTGCTGGTGCTGGAAGACGGCAAGCCAACCCTGCCTTCCGTGGTGTTCTTCAATGCGGAGGAAGAGCGCGCCAGCTTTGGCCGCGCCGGCCTGGCTGAATATCTTGCCGGCTATGAAGGACGCCTGATGCGTTCCCTGAAAAGCCTGCTCGGCACCCCGCTGATTGATGGACAGACCGAGGTGCTGGGGCGGGCGCTGCCATTTCGCGCCCTGCTGACACAGTTCATCGGCGAATTGCGGCGCCGCGGCGAGACGGCGGCTGGCTGCCAGTTCGAGCATGCGGTTTTCGGTCGTCCGGTGCATTTCGTCGATGACGATGCACAGGCGGATCGCCTAGCGGAAGACACCCTGCGTGAGATTGCGCTGGCGGTGGGCTTCCGTGATGTGGCATTCCAGTACGAGCCGATTGCCGCCGCCTTTGATTACGAGTCGCGCATCACTCGGGAAGAACTGGTGCTGGTAGCGGACATCGGCGGCGGCACCTCGGATTTTTCGCTGGTGCGATTGTCGCCACAACGAGCGCAATTAATAGATCGTCGTGCCGACATTCTGGCCAATGGTGGCGTGCACATTGGCGGCACTGACTTCGACAAGTACCTGAGCCTGGCGGCCGTAATGCCGCTGCTTGGCCTGGGCAGCCGCTTAAGGAGCGGTAACGAGGTGCCGTCGAGTTACTACTTCAACCTGGCCACCTGGCACACCATCAACTTCGCCTACACGCAAAAGGCGATGTCTCAGTTGAAGGATCTGTACCGGGACGCCTGCGACACCGTTTCGCTGGACCGCCTGCGCAATCTGATCGGGGAGCGTGCCGGGCACTGGCTGGCATTGAAAGTCGAGGAAGGAAAGATTGCGCTGTCTGCCCAAACCGAAACGACGCTCGCGCTGGACCGCCTGGCGCCGCCGGTTGATCTGGCGCTCACCCGCACCGGCTTCGAACGCGCGGTATCGCATCTGATCGATAGCGTGGAGCAGACCGTGCAGGCCTTGTTGCACGACGCGGGCGTGGCGCCCGACGCGGTCGACACAGTGTTCTTCACTGGCGGCGCCAGCGGCGTGCAATTGCTGCGCGAACGCATCGCAGCGCAGGTGCCGATGGCGCGGCGGGTGGAGGGAGACCTGTTCGGCAGCATCGGCACCGGCCTGGCGCTGGACGCGGCGCGCCGCTTTGCGTAA
- a CDS encoding NADH:flavin oxidoreductase/NADH oxidase yields the protein MSQLFTPYALGPLTVRNRIAIAPMCQYSAENGDATDWHMIHLGHLALSGAGALFIEATAVEPEGRITPTDLGLWSDQNEIALQGVVRAIRRHSSIPLVIQLAHAGRKASSAAPWEGGQMLSPEQGGWQTVAPSALPHAPQEAAPLALDVAGLRRVLAGFVDSARRAHRLGLEGIELHAAHGYLLHQFLSPIANVRSDSYGGTLENRMRFPLEVFEAVRAAVPEAMSVGVRISATDWVDGGWDIEQSVAFAQELKKRGVHFIHVSSGGVSPLQKIPVGPGYQVEFAARIRHETGLPTIAVGMITDPAQAESVIASGQSDMVAMARGMLYNPRWPWHAAAELGGTVEAPQQYWRSQPSQYKQLFGATRTGQR from the coding sequence ATGAGCCAGTTGTTCACCCCCTATGCCCTTGGTCCCCTGACTGTGCGCAACCGCATCGCGATCGCGCCGATGTGCCAGTATTCCGCGGAAAACGGCGACGCCACCGACTGGCACATGATCCATCTCGGTCATCTCGCCCTGTCCGGCGCCGGCGCGCTCTTCATCGAGGCAACCGCCGTCGAGCCGGAAGGCCGCATTACGCCAACCGATCTTGGTCTTTGGTCGGACCAGAACGAAATTGCGCTGCAGGGCGTGGTGCGGGCGATCCGCCGTCATTCATCGATACCTTTGGTGATCCAGCTCGCGCATGCCGGGCGCAAGGCGTCCAGCGCGGCGCCCTGGGAGGGCGGCCAGATGCTTTCGCCGGAACAGGGCGGCTGGCAGACGGTAGCGCCGTCGGCCCTGCCGCATGCGCCGCAGGAAGCGGCGCCGCTGGCGCTGGACGTTGCCGGCCTGCGTCGTGTGCTCGCCGGCTTTGTCGACAGCGCCAGGCGGGCGCATCGCCTTGGCCTGGAAGGCATCGAGCTCCATGCGGCCCATGGCTATCTGCTGCATCAGTTCCTGTCGCCAATTGCCAATGTGCGCAGCGACAGCTATGGCGGCACGCTGGAAAACCGGATGCGCTTCCCGCTGGAAGTGTTCGAGGCGGTGCGTGCCGCGGTGCCCGAGGCGATGTCGGTGGGCGTGCGCATCTCCGCTACCGACTGGGTCGATGGCGGCTGGGACATCGAACAGAGCGTGGCCTTCGCCCAGGAATTGAAGAAGCGCGGCGTGCACTTCATACATGTGTCCAGCGGCGGCGTCTCGCCGCTGCAAAAGATACCGGTCGGGCCGGGCTATCAGGTCGAATTCGCGGCCCGCATCCGCCATGAAACCGGGCTGCCCACCATCGCCGTGGGCATGATCACCGACCCGGCCCAGGCCGAGTCCGTCATCGCCAGCGGCCAGTCCGACATGGTGGCGATGGCGCGCGGCATGCTGTACAACCCGCGCTGGCCGTGGCATGCGGCGGCGGAATTGGGCGGCACGGTGGAAGCGCCTCAGCAGTACTGGCGTTCGCAGCCGTCGCAGTACAAGCAGCTGTTCGGCGCCACCCGCACCGGGCAACGCTAA